GGGGTACAAGCGCGTGGACCTGGCGGTGCAGGCGGCCACGCGGCTGGGGCGGCGGCTGGTGGTGGTGGGGCGCGGGCCTGAGATGAAGCGGTTGCGTGCACTCGCCGGGCCAACGGTAGAGCTGCGCGGCTGGGCGGAGGACGAGGAGGTGGCGTCGCTCTACGCGCGGTGCAGGGGCTTCCTCTTCCCCGGGCTGGAGGACTTCGGGATCGCGCCGGTGGAGGCGCAGGCGGCGGGGCGCCCCGTGGTTGCGTACGCGCGCGGCGGTGCCCTGGAGACGGTGGTGGACGGGGTGACCGGCGTGTTCTTTGAGGAGCAGACCGTGGACTCGCTGGTGGACGGCATCCTGCGCCTGGAGGCGATGGAGACCGACCCCGCGCTCTGCCGCCGCAACGCGGAGCGCTTCCGCCCGGAGGAGTTCCACCGCCGCATCCACGCCGCCGTGGAGCGCGAGCGGAGCCGCGCCCTGGCCGCGCCAACCGACCGCCCGCTGCTGCTGGAGTCCGTGGGTGCCGGCTGACGCGGAGCGCGGGGCCGCCCCGCCCCCCGCCGCCGACGCTCGCCCCATGGAACCCCGCTCGCTCCTTGTGGATGCGCGCGGGCTTCACCTTTCGGGGATCGGACGCTACACCCGAGAGGTGCTGGCGCGCGTGCTGCGCGACCCCCGTTTCGGCCGCGTGACGCTGCTGGGGCGGCCGGACGAGCTGCACGGCTTTCTCGAGGGGCTCGGCGAGGCGGGGCGGGCGGAGGTGGTGCCGTTCGCGCACCACTACTACAGCCCGGCCGCGCAGCTCCAGTGGCTGGCACTGGGCGCGCGCGGTGCGCTGGCCGCCGATGCGGGCTTCTTCCCCCACTACGACGTGCCGCTGGGCGGGCCGCTGCCGCCCTCGCTGGTGACGGTGCACGACCTGGCGCAGTTCCGCCTCACGGCGATGTTCCCGGCGTGGAAGCGGGCGCTGGGGGGCGTGGTGCTGCGCGCCGCCGTCAGCCGTGCGCGCCGCGTGGTGGCCGACTCCCGCTTCACGCGCGACGACCTGGCCGCGCGCTTCCCGGCCGCCGCCGCAAAGCTGGAGGTGGTGCCGCTCGGCGTGGGCGGCGACGTCACCGCGCGCGCGCCGTCGGAGGAGGCGCTGCGGCGGGTGGAAGCGTTCGCGCCCTTTCTGCTGGTCGCCGGCAACCAGAAGCCGCACAAGAACCTGCGCGCGGCGATCCAGGTGCTGGCGCGGCTGCGCGCGGAGTGGGCGGGGTTGCGCCTGGTGGTGGCGGGGCGGCACTATCCCGGCGACGAGCCGCTCGCCGCCCGCGCCCGCGAGCTGGGCGTGGGCGACGCGGTGGTGGACCTGGGCGCGGTGGACGACGACCTGCTGCGGGCGCTGTACGGCCGCGCCGAATGCCTCCTCTTCCCCTCGTACTTCGAGGGGTTCGGGCTGCCGGTACTGGAGGCGATGGCGTGCGGGCTCCCGGTGGTGGCCTCCAACCGCGCCTCCATCCCCGAGGCGGTGGGCGACGCGGGGCTGATGGCGGAACCCGACGATTGGGACGCGATGGCGGAAGCCGTTCGCAGCCTGCGACCCGGGCCCCTGCGCGACGAGATGGTGGCGCGCGGGCGGCGCCGCGCCACCCTCCTCACCTGGGACGCGACGGCGGCTCGCACCGCGGAGCTCATCCTGGAGGTGGCGGATGGCGGTGCGGCGCGGCGGGCGCCGCGCCCTTTACGAACGGCGAAACCGGTGTGAGGCCGCCCGTGCGCGTCTGCGTCGTGCTCCTCAACTACAACGGCTGGGCCGACACTCTCGAGTGCCTGGAGAGCGTCCTGCGCGGCGGCTATCGCGAGCTGACGGTGGTGGTGTGCGACAACGCCTCGCACGACGGCTCGCTCGCGCACCTGCGCGCCTGGGCCGAGGGGCGGCTGGACGCGCGGGTGCCCCCGTCCAACCCCCTGCGCGCCCTCTCCTTTCCTCCGCTCCCCAAGCCCATCCCCTTCGTGGAGTACGGCCGCGACGAGGCGGAGCGCGGCGGCGAGCCGGGCGACGACGCTCCGCTGGTGCTGGTGAGGACCGGGGGGAACCTGGGGTTCGCGGGCGGCAACAACGTGGGGCTCCGCTACGCCCTGGCGCGCGGCTTCGACGCCGTGTGGCTGCTGAACAACGACACGGTCGTGCGCCCGGACACCCTCGCCGCCATGGTGGAGGAAATGCGGCGCGACCCGCGGGTGGGGATCGTGGGCTCCACGCTTCTCTACTACCACGACCCCGCCACCGTGCAGGCGTGGGGCGGCGCGCGCTACAACCCCTGGCTGGCGCTGCCGCGGCACGTGGGCGCCAACCAGCCCGCCGCGCTCGCCGTGAACGCGGCGGAGGTGGAGCGGCGGCTGTCGTACGTGACGGGGGCGTCGATGCTGGTGTCGTCGGCCTTCCTTCGCGAGGTGGGGCTGATGAGCGAGGACTACTTCCTCTACTTCGAGGAGATCGACTGGGCCACCCGCAACGCCGGGCGCTTCCGCATGGCGTACGCGCCCGCGAGCGTCGTCTTCCACCGGGAGGGGGGGAGCATCGGGGCGCACGCGGGGAAGAAGACGGCGCTGGCGGACTACCACTTCATGCGCAACCGCATCCTCTACACCCGCAAGTACAAGCCCGCGGCCCTGCCCACGGTGTACATCGCCCTGGCGGTGGCGGCGCTGCGGCGCGCCGGCCGCGGCGAGTGGGACCGCGTGCGGATGATCGCCCGGCTCTGCTGGGGCACGTGAGCCGGGGGCCGGCGGCGTGAACGGGCGCGTAACGGCGGGGCGCGCCCTGTGGCGCCGCGCGCGCGGCAGCGCGCTGGTGCACAACACGGTCGCCCTCTACTTCGTGCAGTTCGCCGGCTACCTCCTTCCGCTGGCGACGGTGCCCTACCTCACGCGGGTGCTGCGCCCCGGCGCCTGGGGGGTGCTGGTGTTCAGCCAGGCGTTCGCCGCGTGGCTGGCGATCGTGCTGCACTACGGCTTCGCGTTCTCGGCCACGCGCATGGTGGCCCGCAGCCGCGGCGACGCGGGGCAGGTGGCGCGCATCGTGAGCGCCGTGCAGGGCGCCAAGCTCCTCCTGCTGCTGGGAGTGGCGGCGGCCTCGGCGCTCGCCTTCCTGCTGGTCCCGCTCTTCGGGCGCGAGCCGCGCTACCTGGTGTGGGCGCTGGCGGCGGCGGTGCTGCAGGGCTTCCTCCCCATGTGGTACTTCCAGGGGGTGGAGCGGATGCGCGGGATCGCGGCGCTGGACGTGCTGACCCGCCTTGCGGCCGCCGCCGGCGTGTTCGTGGTGGTGCGGGCGCCGCAGGACGGCTGGCGGGTGCTGGCGCTGCAGGCGGCGGCGGGGCTCCTCTCCGCCGCCGCCGCCACGGCGTGGATGTACCGCGAGGTCCCCTTCCGCGCCGGGAGCCCGCGCGAGTGGACCGCGGCGCTGCGCGACGGCTGGCCGCTCTTCGTGTTCTGCGGGGCGGCCAGCGCGTACACCACGGCCAACTCATTTACGCTGGGGCTCTTTGCGGGGCCGCACGCGGCGGGCTTCTACGGCTCGGCCGAGAAGCTGGTGCGCGCCGCCAGCAACCTGCTGCTGCCAGTGTCGCAGGCGCTGTACCCGCGCATCAACCACCTGGTGGTGCACGACCGCCCGGCCGCCGCCGCGCTGGTCCGCCGCAGTCTCGTCCCCATCGTGGGGCTGGGGGTGGCGGCCGGGGCGGCCATCGCGCTGGCGGCACCACTCCTGACGCGCGTGCTGTTCGGCCCCGGGTACGAGCCGGTGACCGCGGTGCTGCGCATCCTGGCGTTCCTGCCGCCGATCTTGGCGGTGGGGACGGTGCTGGGGCTGAACTGGGTGCTGCCGCTGGGACGTGACCGCGCGTACGTGCGGTTCGTCCTTGCGGCGGGAGCGGCCAACCTGCTGCTGGCCGCGCTGCTGGCGCCCCGCTACGGCGCCTCTGGAATGGCGGTGGCCGCGGTGCTGGCGGAAGCGGTGGTGGAGGCGGGGCTCTGCTGGCTCGTGCTGCGCCCCTCCAGCGGCGAGCTGGGGCTGCGCGCCGCCGGGTGAAGGCCCCGCTTTCGTTGACTGGCACCGGGGGCCGGCATACATTCCGCGCTCCGCGAGCCCTGGCCGCCACACCCTTACGGGGAGGCGGGATGCGGGCGGGAGCCGCAGGCCGGCGCAGACTCACTCCCGCGGCCGGCGTGGACCGGCACGCCGCTGGGTGGAGGGCGCGGGCGCGCGGCCGCCCGAGCACGCGCCATGCTCTCCGGACTCGCGGCGGGAGCCGGGCGGCACCTCTTACGCAGTACCATTGCCCGCGGGCGGGATGCCCGGGCCAGGAGCTTCGATGCGAGCGCTTTGCTTCTATCTTCCGCAGTACCACCCCATCCCGGAGAACGACGCGTGGTGGGGGCCGGGGTTCACCGAGTGGACCAACGTGGCGCAGTCGCGCCCGCGGTTCAAGGGGCACTACCAGCCCCACATTCCGGCGGACCTGGGCTTCTACGATCTGCGGCTGGAGGAGACGCGCCTGGCGCAGGCGGAGCTGGCGAAGGAGTACGGGATCGGCGGCTTCTGCTACTACCACTACTGGTTCGACGACGGCCGCCGGCTGCTGGAGCGCCCGTTTGACGAGGTGCTCGCCTCCGGGAAGCCCGACTTCCCCTTCTGCCTCTGCTGGGCGAACGGCAACTGGACGCGGCGCTGGGACGGGGCCGAGCACGAGATGCTCATGCGCCAGGACTACGCCGCCTACGACGCCGCGCACCACATGGAGTGGCTGGTGCGCGCCTTTCGCGACCGGCGCTACGTGCGGGTGGGCGGGCGCCCGCTCTTCCTGGTGTACCAGCCCGGGGCGCTCGTCGACCGCGCCGCCGTCATCCGCACCTGGCGCGAGACGGCGGCCCGCCTGGGAGTTCCCGAGCTGTACCTGTGCGCCGTGAAGAGCCCGGGCGATCGCACGGAGTACGCGGAGGCGCTCGCCGACGGCTTCGACGCCATGACGGAGTTCGCCCCCACCGGCCGCATGGCCGCGGTCGATGGCCCCCTGGCCGGCGTGCGCACCTTTGCCCGGCGCGCCGCGCGAAGGGTGATGGTGGAGCTGCTGGCGCCGGTGCGCACGCGGCTCCACGTGCTCAGCTACCGCGACGTGGCCGAGGAGGCGATGCGGCGCGTGCCCCCGGGCGAGCGGGTGTTCCCCTGCGTGATGCCGAGCTGGGACAACTCCGCCCGGCGCCGCTCCGGGGGCACGGTGATCCAGAACGACGACCCCGCCCTCTACCAGCGCTGGCTGGAGCACGCGTGCAGGCGCGTGGCGGGGAACGAGCCAGACGAGCAGATCGTCTTCATCAACGCCTGGAACGAGTGGGCCGAGGGGTGCCACCTGGAGCCCGACCGGCGCTTCGGCCGGCGCTTCCTGGAGGCGACGCGCGACGCGCTGGCCCCGTACGCG
This genomic window from Longimicrobium sp. contains:
- a CDS encoding oligosaccharide flippase family protein, translating into MNGRVTAGRALWRRARGSALVHNTVALYFVQFAGYLLPLATVPYLTRVLRPGAWGVLVFSQAFAAWLAIVLHYGFAFSATRMVARSRGDAGQVARIVSAVQGAKLLLLLGVAAASALAFLLVPLFGREPRYLVWALAAAVLQGFLPMWYFQGVERMRGIAALDVLTRLAAAAGVFVVVRAPQDGWRVLALQAAAGLLSAAAATAWMYREVPFRAGSPREWTAALRDGWPLFVFCGAASAYTTANSFTLGLFAGPHAAGFYGSAEKLVRAASNLLLPVSQALYPRINHLVVHDRPAAAALVRRSLVPIVGLGVAAGAAIALAAPLLTRVLFGPGYEPVTAVLRILAFLPPILAVGTVLGLNWVLPLGRDRAYVRFVLAAGAANLLLAALLAPRYGASGMAVAAVLAEAVVEAGLCWLVLRPSSGELGLRAAG
- a CDS encoding glycosyltransferase family 2 protein, with amino-acid sequence MRPPVRVCVVLLNYNGWADTLECLESVLRGGYRELTVVVCDNASHDGSLAHLRAWAEGRLDARVPPSNPLRALSFPPLPKPIPFVEYGRDEAERGGEPGDDAPLVLVRTGGNLGFAGGNNVGLRYALARGFDAVWLLNNDTVVRPDTLAAMVEEMRRDPRVGIVGSTLLYYHDPATVQAWGGARYNPWLALPRHVGANQPAALAVNAAEVERRLSYVTGASMLVSSAFLREVGLMSEDYFLYFEEIDWATRNAGRFRMAYAPASVVFHREGGSIGAHAGKKTALADYHFMRNRILYTRKYKPAALPTVYIALAVAALRRAGRGEWDRVRMIARLCWGT
- a CDS encoding glycosyltransferase family 1 protein, yielding MPADAERGAAPPPAADARPMEPRSLLVDARGLHLSGIGRYTREVLARVLRDPRFGRVTLLGRPDELHGFLEGLGEAGRAEVVPFAHHYYSPAAQLQWLALGARGALAADAGFFPHYDVPLGGPLPPSLVTVHDLAQFRLTAMFPAWKRALGGVVLRAAVSRARRVVADSRFTRDDLAARFPAAAAKLEVVPLGVGGDVTARAPSEEALRRVEAFAPFLLVAGNQKPHKNLRAAIQVLARLRAEWAGLRLVVAGRHYPGDEPLAARARELGVGDAVVDLGAVDDDLLRALYGRAECLLFPSYFEGFGLPVLEAMACGLPVVASNRASIPEAVGDAGLMAEPDDWDAMAEAVRSLRPGPLRDEMVARGRRRATLLTWDATAARTAELILEVADGGAARRAPRPLRTAKPV
- a CDS encoding glycoside hydrolase family 99-like domain-containing protein, with protein sequence MRALCFYLPQYHPIPENDAWWGPGFTEWTNVAQSRPRFKGHYQPHIPADLGFYDLRLEETRLAQAELAKEYGIGGFCYYHYWFDDGRRLLERPFDEVLASGKPDFPFCLCWANGNWTRRWDGAEHEMLMRQDYAAYDAAHHMEWLVRAFRDRRYVRVGGRPLFLVYQPGALVDRAAVIRTWRETAARLGVPELYLCAVKSPGDRTEYAEALADGFDAMTEFAPTGRMAAVDGPLAGVRTFARRAARRVMVELLAPVRTRLHVLSYRDVAEEAMRRVPPGERVFPCVMPSWDNSARRRSGGTVIQNDDPALYQRWLEHACRRVAGNEPDEQIVFINAWNEWAEGCHLEPDRRFGRRFLEATRDALAPYAQPSARRAPAAQRVAGVA